Proteins encoded by one window of Agelaius phoeniceus isolate bAgePho1 chromosome 5, bAgePho1.hap1, whole genome shotgun sequence:
- the ECHDC3 gene encoding enoyl-CoA hydratase domain-containing protein 3, mitochondrial yields the protein MAAGLCRLRRRLTAAFSSAAGAGQAPPAEPLTERQQAGGVRTIVLNNPRRRNALSLPMLQSLRRDLLHDVKSRELRVIVIAAKGPVFCSGHDLKELSSEDDVKHHSQVFELCAEVMTLIQKLPVPVIAKVNGLATAAGCQLVASCDIAVASEKSQFATPGVNIGLFCSTPAVALGRSLPRKVALEMLFTGEPLSAHEALMHGLVSKVVPEDKLEEETMKISQKICESSKSVLALGKATFYRQISQDLDTAYKITTKVMVDNLTLRDGQEGIEAFVQKRKPVWSHSQEEKK from the exons ATGGCGGCCGGGCTGTGCCGGCTGCGGCGGCGCCTCACGGCCGCCTTCAGCAGCGCCGCGGGAGCCGGGCAGGCCCCGCCGGCGGAGCCGCTGACGGAGCGGCAGCAGGCGGGGGGCGTGCG CACCATCGTCCTGAACAACCCGCGGCGGCGGAACGCGCTGTCGCTGCCCATGCTGCAGAGCCTGCGGCGGGACCTCCTGCACGACGTCAAGAGCCGGGAGCTGCGCGTCATCGTCATCGCGG CTAAAGGACCTGTATTTTGTTCTGGCCATGATTTAAAGGAACTGTCTAGTGAAGATGATGTGAAGCATCATTCCCAAGTATTTGAACTATGTGCAGAG GTTATGACTTTAATCCAGAAACTTCCAGTGCCAGTGATTGCCAAAGTAAACGGCTTGGCTACAgcagctggctgccagctcgtGGCAAGCTGTGACATCGCAGTGGCAAGTGAGAAATCTCAGTTTGCTACTCCTGGAGTAAACATTGGGCTCTTCTGCTCCACACCAGCTGTGGCCTTGGGCAGATCTCTTCCAAGAAAG GTGGCACTGGAGATGCTTTTCACGGGTGAACCTCTCTCTGCCCACGAAGCGTTAATGCACGGGCTCGTCAGCAAGGTGGTACCAGAAGACAAACTGGAAGAAGAGACCATGAAAATCTCTCAGAAGATATGTGAAAGCAGCAAATCTGTCCTGGCCTTGGGGAAGGCCACTTTTTACAGACAGATAAGCCAGGACCTTGACACTGCTTACAAAATAACTACTAAGGTCATGGTAGATAATTTGACTTTGAGAGATGGGCAGGAAGGCATTGAAGCCTTTGTTCAGAAGCGTAAGCCGGTCTGGTCACACTCTCAGGAGGAGAAGAAATGA